A segment of the Roseomonas haemaphysalidis genome:
TTGTTGCGGATTTTCGGTGCGGAACGCCTGCTGTGGGGCAGTGACTGGCCGGTGCTGAACCTGGCGGCGGATTACGACCGTTGGGTGGCAGTGACGGAAACGCTGCTGCAACCACTCCGCGCCGCGGAGCGCAAGGCCATCCTGGGCGGCGCGGCAGCGCGGATCTATCTGGAACGTCGGGGAAGGAGGCTTGCGGGATGTTGAAGCATATGGACCCCCTGCTGACGCCAGACCTTTTGTGGGTCCTGGCCGCCATGGGGCATGGCGACGACCTGGCGCTGGTGGACGCCAATTTCCCGGCGGAGGCGATCGCCCACGTGACCGCCAGCCGGCGCCTGGTGCGCTTGCCGGGCCTGCGCATGGGGGCCGTGGCGCGCGCCATCCTGTCCGTGCTGCCGGTCGATACGTTCGTGCCCGACCCGGTGCGACGCATGGAGATGGTGGACCACCCCGATCAGGTTCCCCCCGTGCAGCAGGAGGTGCAGGACGCCGTGAACCACGCGCTTGGCCAGCCCCGCTCCCTGGTGGGCATCGAGCGCTTCGCGTTCTACGAT
Coding sequences within it:
- a CDS encoding RbsD/FucU family protein gives rise to the protein MLKHMDPLLTPDLLWVLAAMGHGDDLALVDANFPAEAIAHVTASRRLVRLPGLRMGAVARAILSVLPVDTFVPDPVRRMEMVDHPDQVPPVQQEVQDAVNHALGQPRSLVGIERFAFYDAARAGFAVVQVGDARPYGDFLIRKGVIAGS